Genomic DNA from Candidatus Kaiserbacteria bacterium:
TGGACAATGTCGATTGATTTATTCTTTAACGATTTTCTTTTTCGATAGCACTCGGAACAGTTAGGTAACTGTCAAAATAGATGGCGTGGCACGTGTAGCCACTTGGATTTTTTTGTAGATAATCCTGATGAAAGTCTTCGGCTGGCCAAAAACGTGTGAGTGGCTCAAGTGTAGTTACGACAGGATCATCCCATCGACCCGATTCATTCACTACTGCAATCATTTCCTCTGCCGTATTCTTTTCTTCTTCGGTCGCAAAAAAAATTGCTGAACGATATGAAGTTCCTCTATCATTTCCTTGCTGATTGAGTGTCGTTGGATTATGGATTTGAAAAAAGAAGTCAAGGATATTTTTGTAGGTAGTAACTGTGGGGTCGTAAGTAATTTCAACTGCTTCGGCATGACCAGGGTGAGATTCGTAGGTCGGATTATCATTTTTTCCGCCCGTATAACCTGTCTCGGTATCAACAATACCAGGCTGTGCTCGGAGCAAGTCTTCTAACCCCCAAAAACAACCCCCCGCCAACACTGCTTTTTTGTAATTTTGTGACATATATTATTTATTATGCATTTCAAGCGAAATGCCGTTGATACAGTATCGGTCGTGACGACCTAAATCACTTTCTTCACCATAAGTTATTTTTGTTCATCAGGGAAGATGTGTCAGTGTGTAAAGATAACTTTACACACGAGTAGATGCTGTATAGAATAACCAGTATGCATACATGCATACAAAACAGTGTATCCGAATACCGCATGCATCGTGAAGTTACTCAGGAGGAACTTGCGTGTGCTGTGGGGGTGAGCCGTCAAACAATTATTGCCCTTGAGAAAGGTAATTATACACCCTCCGTTTTATTGGCCCTCAAGATAGCAGGTTTTTTTAACGTGCCTGTTGAAAAATTATTTACTATATCGTATGAAAAATAATCTTATAGAAGTCGGCACGATGTTGTGTCTCATAATCATTGCAATTCTTTTGCTCAATCCGTTTGACTTTTGGATGCCCGACATGATGGTAATGGGAATGCTGGGACTTGCACTCATTTTATTCGGAGTTTTTGCAACGTTTCTCCTCCGAGAAAAAACGGTGGATGAGCGCGATGCCGTGCACGAAACACTTGCGGGACGGAATGCGTTTTTGGTTGGTTCAGCAGTCTTGATACTCGGGATTGTCGTGGAGGGGTATACCCACACGGTTGATCCGTGGCTCGTGAGCACCCTTGTTTTCATGAGTGTGGCAAAGATTGCTACGCGCATATGGAGTGATAAGAATCAGTAGTCAGTTATCCCCTATGCATAATGTAAAGTAGCCTTTACATTTGAGTTTTATTGTATACAATAGTAAATATGATAAAAAAGATTATTATTGTCGCTCTGGGGTTAGTGGTACTCGGTTTTTTGTTTTACGCATTTTCTCCAATATTCAAAACTGTCCATCTGACTGAAGATGCACCGATGACCAACAGTAGTGCATCAAGTACCCTCATGTCATCGGAGATTCAGGAGTATCCGATAGTTGGCACCGAGGGGCATCCCGCAGAAGGTGTTGTGAAGCTTATTGATTCCCCAGAAGGAATGATTGTTCGGTACGAGAATTTCAAGACCATCAATGGTCCGGATTTGTTTGTGTATCTGAGTAAAGATCTTGAAGGAAAAGAGTTTGTAAATCTTGGAGAAATACGCGGGACAGAAGGAAATATAAATTACACTATTCCCAGCGAAGTAGATATTTTAGAGTATCGATACGTGCTGACGTGGTGTAAACAGTTTGGAGTTCTCTTTAACTACGCAGATTTCGGTACACAGATAATGACCGATGAAGTACAAGTACCGGAAGTTGTAATAGAGAAAACAGATACTATAAGTCAATCAGCAGAAGTTCAGGCAGAGCGTACTATTCTGCAAGAGAGTGCAGTCGTAGAAAAAACTGCGCTATTAGCAAACGGATGTTTTTGGTGCGTTGAGCATGATCTCGAAAAAGTTAATGGTGTCATTGATGTAGTCTCAGGGTATGCAGGTGGGGAAGCGGAGAGTCCAACTTATAAAAATTACGCTGAAAGTGGACATCGTGAAGTGGTGCAGGTGACCTACAACTCGAATACGGTGTCGTATGGCAATCTCGTGGAGCATATTATAAAGCACGGTGACCCCACAGATGACAAAGGGTCCTTTGGAGATCGTGGACAACAATACGCTCCGGCAATTTACTATGAAAGTGAGGGAGAAAAGGAAGAGGCGTACCGAGTAATTAAAGCAATCGATGCACTCCGTGTTTTTCCCGAGCCACTCCCACTTTTGGTAACTCCTCGCGTCACGTTTTGGCCG
This window encodes:
- the msrA gene encoding peptide-methionine (S)-S-oxide reductase MsrA, with translation MSQNYKKAVLAGGCFWGLEDLLRAQPGIVDTETGYTGGKNDNPTYESHPGHAEAVEITYDPTVTTYKNILDFFFQIHNPTTLNQQGNDRGTSYRSAIFFATEEEKNTAEEMIAVVNESGRWDDPVVTTLEPLTRFWPAEDFHQDYLQKNPSGYTCHAIYFDSYLTVPSAIEKENR
- a CDS encoding helix-turn-helix transcriptional regulator codes for the protein MHTCIQNSVSEYRMHREVTQEELACAVGVSRQTIIALEKGNYTPSVLLALKIAGFFNVPVEKLFTISYEK
- the msrB gene encoding peptide-methionine (R)-S-oxide reductase MsrB, which translates into the protein MIKKIIIVALGLVVLGFLFYAFSPIFKTVHLTEDAPMTNSSASSTLMSSEIQEYPIVGTEGHPAEGVVKLIDSPEGMIVRYENFKTINGPDLFVYLSKDLEGKEFVNLGEIRGTEGNINYTIPSEVDILEYRYVLTWCKQFGVLFNYADFGTQIMTDEVQVPEVVIEKTDTISQSAEVQAERTILQESAVVEKTALLANGCFWCVEHDLEKVNGVIDVVSGYAGGEAESPTYKNYAESGHREVVQVTYNSNTVSYGNLVEHIIKHGDPTDDKGSFGDRGQQYAPAIYYESEGEKEEAYRVIKAIDALRVFPEPLPLLVTPRVTFWPAEEYHQNYSEKNPIRYTYYRSASGRDTFIKKYWGNDAHLFIVSNNEKNNMKKENSVSKEGSWDSFVKPTKEELKRLLTSIQFEVTQEEGTERPFTNEYDKNYEEGVYVDVVSGEPLFLSNDKFDSGTGWPSFVKPISPEMVVLHEDNTFFSKRTEVRSRYADSHLGHVFDDGPKDRGGKRYCMNSASLRFIPRVDMEKEGYAYLVTYMK